One stretch of Malus domestica chromosome 14, GDT2T_hap1 DNA includes these proteins:
- the LOC103454335 gene encoding uncharacterized protein isoform X4 has translation MDQEIQELLSRRASVLRPSHIDREMDPEIHELLSRRASALRPSHIDREMDPEIHKLLPRRASALRPSHIDREMNPESHELLSRRASALKPFHIDREMDPKIHELLSRRASTLRPSHIDREMDPEIHKLLPRRASALRPSHIDREMNPESHELLSRRASALKPSHIGNSESSPMYREMDSESHELLSRRASALRPSHIDREMDPEIHKLLPRRASALRPSHIDREMNPESHELLSRRASALKPSHIDREMDSESHELLSRRASALRPSHIDREMDPETHELLSRRASALRPSHIDREMDPEIHELLSRRASALMPSHIDKVMDPEIHKILSRRALKPSHIDRVHELLSREALKSSRIDKEMDPKIHFSHRHSLTLKEEKKNDGPLEFCNGCLEPVIGPHYACDTCNMEWYRGFRWIIHKQCAELPREISHPIHPNHPLILTDKEFHRGIQCGVCSQLFPREVFLAYYCSGCNFWIDIKCASQWQNQNDGHKHNFTTLTGPIKFTCDFCGQGDDDLQYNYICKICQLIVHRKCSWLPLPVKIPWHQHQLKLTWWFQDKYPNYQDFCDICEENVDGIRALYCCHDDECRGYAAHSKCIRISVLIPVDDNDEPSTSKCPSAIETTADDKALQIEHFSHPHMLTLIDGQEVARQDDQDEGITCNGCTLPIMRGESYRSCAQQAIEKPCNFSLHINCAKLPQKTLLPLHEHELTLLPTASSVGGVFMCDMCASLSQGFSYHCQGCDYYLDIYCSLLYERRTLRCDAHDHTLRFSTKLVSCNSCRTRKKNFCFRCGSERCNFQLCISCVKLPLTVRYKYDDHPLKLTYTSAKNDLDEYYCDKCEGIRDRKHWFYSCPDCDFECHPDCIRGRYPQVKLGGCYKHDDHQHNVALVDKRKSEIPNDKREHLLPCSKCSEICQGLVCECLQCGINIHREHKEFAHNELGGRGNKNRKSRRDLLKDSSE, from the exons ATGGATCAGGAAATTCAAGAGCTTTTATCGAGACGTGCGTCGGTGTTGAGGCCTTCCCATATTG ATAGAGAGATGGATCCGGAAATTCACGAGCTATTATCGAGGCGTGCGTCGGCGTTGAGACCTTCCCATATTG ATAGAGAGATGGATCCGGAAATTCACAAGCTTTTACCGAGGCGTGCGTCGGCGTTGAGACCTTCTCATATTG ATAGAGAGATGAATCCGGAAAGTCATGAGCTTTTATCGAGGCGTGCGTCGGCATTGAAGCCTTTCCATATTG ATAGAGAGATGGATCCGAAAATTCACGAGCTTTTATCGAGGCGTGCGTCGACGTTGAGGCCTTCCCATATTG ATAGAGAGATGGATCCGGAAATTCACAAGCTTTTACCGAGGCGTGCGTCGGCGTTGAGGCCTTCCCATATTG ATAGAGAGATGAATCCGGAAAGTCACGAGCTTTTATCGAGGCGTGCGTCGGCGTTGAAGCCTTCCCATATTGGTAACTCCGAGTCCTCCCCTATGT ATAGAGAGATGGATTCAGAAAGTCACGAGCTTTTATCGAGGCGTGCGTCGGCGTTGAGGCCTTCCCATATTG ATAGAGAGATGGATCCGGAAATTCACAAGCTTTTACCGAGGCGTGCGTCGGCGTTGAGGCCTTCCCATATTG ATAGAGAGATGAATCCGGAAAGTCACGAGCTTTTATCGAGGCGTGCGTCGGCGTTGAAGCCTTCCCATATTG ATAGAGAGATGGATTCAGAAAGTCACGAGCTTTTATCGAGGCGTGCGTCGGCGTTGAGGCCTTCCCATATTG ATAGAGAGATGGATCCGGAAACTCACGAGCTTTTATCGAGGCGTGCATCGGCGTTGAGGCCTTCCCATATTG ATAGAGAGATGGATCCGGAAATTCACGAGCTTTTATCGAGGCGTGCATCAGCGTTGATGCCTTCCCATATTG ATAAAGTGATGGATCCGGAAATTCACAAGATTTTATCGAGGCGTGCGTTGAAGCCTTCCCATATTG ATAGAGTTCACGAGCTTTTATCGAGGGAGGCGTTGAAGAGCTCCCGTATTG ATAAAGAGATGGATCCGAAAATTCATTTCTCTCACCGGCATTCATTGACTTtgaaggaagagaagaagaatgatgGTCCACTGGAGTTCTGTAACGGGTGCCTGGAACCAGTGATTGGGCCTCACTATGCTTGCGACACGTGTAATATGGAGTGGTATCGTGGCTTCCGTTGGATTATACATAAGCAATGTGCAGAGTTACCCCGTGAGATCTCCCACCCGATCCACCCCAATCACCCTCTTATTCTCACCGACAAAGAATTCCACCGCGGCATCCAATGTGGTGTGTGTAGCCAATTATTTCCAAGAGAAGTCTTTCTAGCTTACTATTGTTCCGGATGCAACTTCTGGATAGACATCAAATGTGCTTCCCAGTGGCAAAACCAAAACGACGGTCATAAGCACAACTTCACCACCCTTACGGGCCCCATTAAATTCACCTGCGATTTCTGTGGCCAAGGGGATGACGATCTTCAATACAACTACATCTGTAAAATCTGCCAGCTCATTGTCCATCGCAAATGCTCTTGGTTACCACTCCCAGTCAAAATACCATGGCACCAACACCAACTCAAACTTACCTGGTGGTTCCAAGACAAGTACCCCAATTACCAAGATTTCTGTGACATCTGCGAAGAAAACGTGGACGGAATCCGTGCTTTGTATTGTTGTCATGATGATGAATGTCGTGGCTATGCTGCCCACAGTAAATGCATAAGAATTTCGGTGCTCATCCCCGTCGATGATAATGATGAACCATCCACATCCAAATGTCCCTCAGCCATTGAGACCACCGCTGATGATAAAGCCCTGCAGATCGAGCACTTCAGTCATCCACACATGTTAACCCTCATCGATGGCCAAGAGGTGGCTAGACAAGACGACCAAGATGAAGGAATTACTTGTAACGGTTGCACGCTACCCATCATGAGGGGTGAGTCTTATAGGTCATGCGCACAACAGGCAATAGAAAAGCCATGTAATTTCTCTCTCCACATAAATTGTGCTAAACTACCCCAAAAGACGCTTCTCCCACTTCACGAACACGAGCTCACACTCCTTCCAACAGCATCTTCTGTCGGGGGCGTGTTTATGTGTGACATGTGCGCGTCCTTGAGCCAAGGTTTCTCATACCATTGTCAAGGGTGCGACTACTACCTCGACATTTATTGTAGTCTTCTTTATGAGCGTAGGACTCTCCGTTGTGATGCTCATGATCACACCCTCCGGTTCAGCACAAAGCTCGTGTCCTGCAACAGTTGTCGTACTCGTAAAAAGAATTTCTGCTTCAGATGTGGCAGTGAGAGATGCAACTTCCAACTATGTATTTCGTGTGTTAAATTACCTCTTACGGTCAGGTACAAATACGACGATCATCCTCTCAAACTCACTTATACTAGTGCAAAAAATGACCTCGATGAGTACTATTGTGACAAATGCGAAGGAATACGAGATCGAAAACATTGGTTCTACTCCTGCCCGGATTGTGACTTTGAATGTCATCCTGATTGCATTAGAGGGAGGTATCCGCAAGTCAAGTTAGGGGGCTGCTACAAGCATGATGATCACCAGCACAACGTCGCCCTTGTTGATAAGAGAAAAAGCGAGATTCCTAATGATAAGAGAGAGCACTTACTTCCTTGTTCCAAGTGTTCTGAGATTTGCCAAGGATTGGTATGTGAATGTTTGCAGTGTGGTATTAATATACACCGAGAGCACAAGGAGTTCGCTCATAATGAACTGGGAGGGAGAGGTAATAAGAACAGGAAAAGCCGTCGTGATTTGTTGAAGGATAGTTCTGAGTAG
- the LOC103454335 gene encoding uncharacterized protein isoform X6 — MDQEIQELLSRRASVLRPSHIDREMDPEIHELLSRRASALRPSHIDREMDPEIHKLLPRRASALRPSHIDREMNPESHELLSRRASALKPFHIDREMDPKIHELLSRRASTLRPSHIDREMDPEIHKLLPRRASALRPSHIDREMNPESHELLSRRASALKPSHIGNSESSPMYREMDSESHELLSRRASALRPSHIDREMDPEIHKLLPRRASALRPSHIDREMNPESHELLSRRASALKPSHIGNSESSPMYREMDSESHELLSRRASALRPSHIDREMDPETHELLSRRASALRPSHIDRVHELLSREALKSSRIDKEMDPKIHFSHRHSLTLKEEKKNDGPLEFCNGCLEPVIGPHYACDTCNMEWYRGFRWIIHKQCAELPREISHPIHPNHPLILTDKEFHRGIQCGVCSQLFPREVFLAYYCSGCNFWIDIKCASQWQNQNDGHKHNFTTLTGPIKFTCDFCGQGDDDLQYNYICKICQLIVHRKCSWLPLPVKIPWHQHQLKLTWWFQDKYPNYQDFCDICEENVDGIRALYCCHDDECRGYAAHSKCIRISVLIPVDDNDEPSTSKCPSAIETTADDKALQIEHFSHPHMLTLIDGQEVARQDDQDEGITCNGCTLPIMRGESYRSCAQQAIEKPCNFSLHINCAKLPQKTLLPLHEHELTLLPTASSVGGVFMCDMCASLSQGFSYHCQGCDYYLDIYCSLLYERRTLRCDAHDHTLRFSTKLVSCNSCRTRKKNFCFRCGSERCNFQLCISCVKLPLTVRYKYDDHPLKLTYTSAKNDLDEYYCDKCEGIRDRKHWFYSCPDCDFECHPDCIRGRYPQVKLGGCYKHDDHQHNVALVDKRKSEIPNDKREHLLPCSKCSEICQGLVCECLQCGINIHREHKEFAHNELGGRGNKNRKSRRDLLKDSSE; from the exons ATGGATCAGGAAATTCAAGAGCTTTTATCGAGACGTGCGTCGGTGTTGAGGCCTTCCCATATTG ATAGAGAGATGGATCCGGAAATTCACGAGCTATTATCGAGGCGTGCGTCGGCGTTGAGACCTTCCCATATTG ATAGAGAGATGGATCCGGAAATTCACAAGCTTTTACCGAGGCGTGCGTCGGCGTTGAGACCTTCTCATATTG ATAGAGAGATGAATCCGGAAAGTCATGAGCTTTTATCGAGGCGTGCGTCGGCATTGAAGCCTTTCCATATTG ATAGAGAGATGGATCCGAAAATTCACGAGCTTTTATCGAGGCGTGCGTCGACGTTGAGGCCTTCCCATATTG ATAGAGAGATGGATCCGGAAATTCACAAGCTTTTACCGAGGCGTGCGTCGGCGTTGAGGCCTTCCCATATTG ATAGAGAGATGAATCCGGAAAGTCACGAGCTTTTATCGAGGCGTGCGTCGGCGTTGAAGCCTTCCCATATTGGTAACTCCGAGTCCTCCCCTATGT ATAGAGAGATGGATTCAGAAAGTCACGAGCTTTTATCGAGGCGTGCGTCGGCGTTGAGGCCTTCCCATATTG ATAGAGAGATGGATCCGGAAATTCACAAGCTTTTACCGAGGCGTGCGTCGGCGTTGAGGCCTTCCCATATTG ATAGAGAGATGAATCCGGAAAGTCACGAGCTTTTATCGAGGCGTGCGTCGGCGTTGAAGCCTTCCCATATTGGTAACTCCGAGTCCTCCCCTATGT ATAGAGAGATGGATTCAGAAAGTCACGAGCTTTTATCGAGGCGTGCGTCGGCGTTGAGGCCTTCCCATATTG ATAGAGAGATGGATCCGGAAACTCACGAGCTTTTATCGAGGCGTGCATCGGCGTTGAGGCCTTCCCATATTG ATAGAGTTCACGAGCTTTTATCGAGGGAGGCGTTGAAGAGCTCCCGTATTG ATAAAGAGATGGATCCGAAAATTCATTTCTCTCACCGGCATTCATTGACTTtgaaggaagagaagaagaatgatgGTCCACTGGAGTTCTGTAACGGGTGCCTGGAACCAGTGATTGGGCCTCACTATGCTTGCGACACGTGTAATATGGAGTGGTATCGTGGCTTCCGTTGGATTATACATAAGCAATGTGCAGAGTTACCCCGTGAGATCTCCCACCCGATCCACCCCAATCACCCTCTTATTCTCACCGACAAAGAATTCCACCGCGGCATCCAATGTGGTGTGTGTAGCCAATTATTTCCAAGAGAAGTCTTTCTAGCTTACTATTGTTCCGGATGCAACTTCTGGATAGACATCAAATGTGCTTCCCAGTGGCAAAACCAAAACGACGGTCATAAGCACAACTTCACCACCCTTACGGGCCCCATTAAATTCACCTGCGATTTCTGTGGCCAAGGGGATGACGATCTTCAATACAACTACATCTGTAAAATCTGCCAGCTCATTGTCCATCGCAAATGCTCTTGGTTACCACTCCCAGTCAAAATACCATGGCACCAACACCAACTCAAACTTACCTGGTGGTTCCAAGACAAGTACCCCAATTACCAAGATTTCTGTGACATCTGCGAAGAAAACGTGGACGGAATCCGTGCTTTGTATTGTTGTCATGATGATGAATGTCGTGGCTATGCTGCCCACAGTAAATGCATAAGAATTTCGGTGCTCATCCCCGTCGATGATAATGATGAACCATCCACATCCAAATGTCCCTCAGCCATTGAGACCACCGCTGATGATAAAGCCCTGCAGATCGAGCACTTCAGTCATCCACACATGTTAACCCTCATCGATGGCCAAGAGGTGGCTAGACAAGACGACCAAGATGAAGGAATTACTTGTAACGGTTGCACGCTACCCATCATGAGGGGTGAGTCTTATAGGTCATGCGCACAACAGGCAATAGAAAAGCCATGTAATTTCTCTCTCCACATAAATTGTGCTAAACTACCCCAAAAGACGCTTCTCCCACTTCACGAACACGAGCTCACACTCCTTCCAACAGCATCTTCTGTCGGGGGCGTGTTTATGTGTGACATGTGCGCGTCCTTGAGCCAAGGTTTCTCATACCATTGTCAAGGGTGCGACTACTACCTCGACATTTATTGTAGTCTTCTTTATGAGCGTAGGACTCTCCGTTGTGATGCTCATGATCACACCCTCCGGTTCAGCACAAAGCTCGTGTCCTGCAACAGTTGTCGTACTCGTAAAAAGAATTTCTGCTTCAGATGTGGCAGTGAGAGATGCAACTTCCAACTATGTATTTCGTGTGTTAAATTACCTCTTACGGTCAGGTACAAATACGACGATCATCCTCTCAAACTCACTTATACTAGTGCAAAAAATGACCTCGATGAGTACTATTGTGACAAATGCGAAGGAATACGAGATCGAAAACATTGGTTCTACTCCTGCCCGGATTGTGACTTTGAATGTCATCCTGATTGCATTAGAGGGAGGTATCCGCAAGTCAAGTTAGGGGGCTGCTACAAGCATGATGATCACCAGCACAACGTCGCCCTTGTTGATAAGAGAAAAAGCGAGATTCCTAATGATAAGAGAGAGCACTTACTTCCTTGTTCCAAGTGTTCTGAGATTTGCCAAGGATTGGTATGTGAATGTTTGCAGTGTGGTATTAATATACACCGAGAGCACAAGGAGTTCGCTCATAATGAACTGGGAGGGAGAGGTAATAAGAACAGGAAAAGCCGTCGTGATTTGTTGAAGGATAGTTCTGAGTAG
- the LOC103454335 gene encoding uncharacterized protein isoform X3: MDQEIQELLSRRASVLRPSHIDREMDPEIHELLSRRASALRPSHIDREMDPEIHKLLPRRASALRPSHIDREMNPESHELLSRRASALKPFHIDREMDPKIHELLSRRASTLRPSHIDREMDPEIHKLLPRRASALRPSHIDREMNPESHELLSRRASALKPSHIGNSESSPMYREMDSESHELLSRRASALRPSHIDREMDPEIHKLLPRRASALRPSHIDREMNPESHELLSRRASALKPSHIGNSESSPMYREMDSESHELLSRRASALRPSHIDREMDPETHELLSRRASALRPSHIDREMDPEIHELLSRRASALMPSHIDKVMDPEIHKILSRRALKPSHIDRVHELLSREALKSSRIDKEMDPKIHFSHRHSLTLKEEKKNDGPLEFCNGCLEPVIGPHYACDTCNMEWYRGFRWIIHKQCAELPREISHPIHPNHPLILTDKEFHRGIQCGVCSQLFPREVFLAYYCSGCNFWIDIKCASQWQNQNDGHKHNFTTLTGPIKFTCDFCGQGDDDLQYNYICKICQLIVHRKCSWLPLPVKIPWHQHQLKLTWWFQDKYPNYQDFCDICEENVDGIRALYCCHDDECRGYAAHSKCIRISVLIPVDDNDEPSTSKCPSAIETTADDKALQIEHFSHPHMLTLIDGQEVARQDDQDEGITCNGCTLPIMRGESYRSCAQQAIEKPCNFSLHINCAKLPQKTLLPLHEHELTLLPTASSVGGVFMCDMCASLSQGFSYHCQGCDYYLDIYCSLLYERRTLRCDAHDHTLRFSTKLVSCNSCRTRKKNFCFRCGSERCNFQLCISCVKLPLTVRYKYDDHPLKLTYTSAKNDLDEYYCDKCEGIRDRKHWFYSCPDCDFECHPDCIRGRYPQVKLGGCYKHDDHQHNVALVDKRKSEIPNDKREHLLPCSKCSEICQGLVCECLQCGINIHREHKEFAHNELGGRGNKNRKSRRDLLKDSSE; the protein is encoded by the exons ATGGATCAGGAAATTCAAGAGCTTTTATCGAGACGTGCGTCGGTGTTGAGGCCTTCCCATATTG ATAGAGAGATGGATCCGGAAATTCACGAGCTATTATCGAGGCGTGCGTCGGCGTTGAGACCTTCCCATATTG ATAGAGAGATGGATCCGGAAATTCACAAGCTTTTACCGAGGCGTGCGTCGGCGTTGAGACCTTCTCATATTG ATAGAGAGATGAATCCGGAAAGTCATGAGCTTTTATCGAGGCGTGCGTCGGCATTGAAGCCTTTCCATATTG ATAGAGAGATGGATCCGAAAATTCACGAGCTTTTATCGAGGCGTGCGTCGACGTTGAGGCCTTCCCATATTG ATAGAGAGATGGATCCGGAAATTCACAAGCTTTTACCGAGGCGTGCGTCGGCGTTGAGGCCTTCCCATATTG ATAGAGAGATGAATCCGGAAAGTCACGAGCTTTTATCGAGGCGTGCGTCGGCGTTGAAGCCTTCCCATATTGGTAACTCCGAGTCCTCCCCTATGT ATAGAGAGATGGATTCAGAAAGTCACGAGCTTTTATCGAGGCGTGCGTCGGCGTTGAGGCCTTCCCATATTG ATAGAGAGATGGATCCGGAAATTCACAAGCTTTTACCGAGGCGTGCGTCGGCGTTGAGGCCTTCCCATATTG ATAGAGAGATGAATCCGGAAAGTCACGAGCTTTTATCGAGGCGTGCGTCGGCGTTGAAGCCTTCCCATATTGGTAACTCCGAGTCCTCCCCTATGT ATAGAGAGATGGATTCAGAAAGTCACGAGCTTTTATCGAGGCGTGCGTCGGCGTTGAGGCCTTCCCATATTG ATAGAGAGATGGATCCGGAAACTCACGAGCTTTTATCGAGGCGTGCATCGGCGTTGAGGCCTTCCCATATTG ATAGAGAGATGGATCCGGAAATTCACGAGCTTTTATCGAGGCGTGCATCAGCGTTGATGCCTTCCCATATTG ATAAAGTGATGGATCCGGAAATTCACAAGATTTTATCGAGGCGTGCGTTGAAGCCTTCCCATATTG ATAGAGTTCACGAGCTTTTATCGAGGGAGGCGTTGAAGAGCTCCCGTATTG ATAAAGAGATGGATCCGAAAATTCATTTCTCTCACCGGCATTCATTGACTTtgaaggaagagaagaagaatgatgGTCCACTGGAGTTCTGTAACGGGTGCCTGGAACCAGTGATTGGGCCTCACTATGCTTGCGACACGTGTAATATGGAGTGGTATCGTGGCTTCCGTTGGATTATACATAAGCAATGTGCAGAGTTACCCCGTGAGATCTCCCACCCGATCCACCCCAATCACCCTCTTATTCTCACCGACAAAGAATTCCACCGCGGCATCCAATGTGGTGTGTGTAGCCAATTATTTCCAAGAGAAGTCTTTCTAGCTTACTATTGTTCCGGATGCAACTTCTGGATAGACATCAAATGTGCTTCCCAGTGGCAAAACCAAAACGACGGTCATAAGCACAACTTCACCACCCTTACGGGCCCCATTAAATTCACCTGCGATTTCTGTGGCCAAGGGGATGACGATCTTCAATACAACTACATCTGTAAAATCTGCCAGCTCATTGTCCATCGCAAATGCTCTTGGTTACCACTCCCAGTCAAAATACCATGGCACCAACACCAACTCAAACTTACCTGGTGGTTCCAAGACAAGTACCCCAATTACCAAGATTTCTGTGACATCTGCGAAGAAAACGTGGACGGAATCCGTGCTTTGTATTGTTGTCATGATGATGAATGTCGTGGCTATGCTGCCCACAGTAAATGCATAAGAATTTCGGTGCTCATCCCCGTCGATGATAATGATGAACCATCCACATCCAAATGTCCCTCAGCCATTGAGACCACCGCTGATGATAAAGCCCTGCAGATCGAGCACTTCAGTCATCCACACATGTTAACCCTCATCGATGGCCAAGAGGTGGCTAGACAAGACGACCAAGATGAAGGAATTACTTGTAACGGTTGCACGCTACCCATCATGAGGGGTGAGTCTTATAGGTCATGCGCACAACAGGCAATAGAAAAGCCATGTAATTTCTCTCTCCACATAAATTGTGCTAAACTACCCCAAAAGACGCTTCTCCCACTTCACGAACACGAGCTCACACTCCTTCCAACAGCATCTTCTGTCGGGGGCGTGTTTATGTGTGACATGTGCGCGTCCTTGAGCCAAGGTTTCTCATACCATTGTCAAGGGTGCGACTACTACCTCGACATTTATTGTAGTCTTCTTTATGAGCGTAGGACTCTCCGTTGTGATGCTCATGATCACACCCTCCGGTTCAGCACAAAGCTCGTGTCCTGCAACAGTTGTCGTACTCGTAAAAAGAATTTCTGCTTCAGATGTGGCAGTGAGAGATGCAACTTCCAACTATGTATTTCGTGTGTTAAATTACCTCTTACGGTCAGGTACAAATACGACGATCATCCTCTCAAACTCACTTATACTAGTGCAAAAAATGACCTCGATGAGTACTATTGTGACAAATGCGAAGGAATACGAGATCGAAAACATTGGTTCTACTCCTGCCCGGATTGTGACTTTGAATGTCATCCTGATTGCATTAGAGGGAGGTATCCGCAAGTCAAGTTAGGGGGCTGCTACAAGCATGATGATCACCAGCACAACGTCGCCCTTGTTGATAAGAGAAAAAGCGAGATTCCTAATGATAAGAGAGAGCACTTACTTCCTTGTTCCAAGTGTTCTGAGATTTGCCAAGGATTGGTATGTGAATGTTTGCAGTGTGGTATTAATATACACCGAGAGCACAAGGAGTTCGCTCATAATGAACTGGGAGGGAGAGGTAATAAGAACAGGAAAAGCCGTCGTGATTTGTTGAAGGATAGTTCTGAGTAG
- the LOC103454335 gene encoding uncharacterized protein isoform X8, whose protein sequence is MDQEIQELLSRRASVLRPSHIDREMDPEIHELLSRRASALRPSHIDREMDPEIHKLLPRRASALRPSHIDREMNPESHELLSRRASALKPFHIDREMDPKIHELLSRRASTLRPSHIDREMDPEIHKLLPRRASALRPSHIDREMNPESHELLSRRASALKPSHIGNSESSPMYREMDSESHELLSRRASALRPSHIDREMDPEIHKLLPRRASALRPSHIDREMNPESHELLSRRASALKPSHIGNSESSPMYREMDSESHELLSRRASALRPSHIDREMDPETHELLSRRASALRPSHIDREMDPEIHELLSRRASALMPSHIDKVMDPEIHKILSRRALKPSHIDRVHELLSREALKSSRIGREEE, encoded by the exons ATGGATCAGGAAATTCAAGAGCTTTTATCGAGACGTGCGTCGGTGTTGAGGCCTTCCCATATTG ATAGAGAGATGGATCCGGAAATTCACGAGCTATTATCGAGGCGTGCGTCGGCGTTGAGACCTTCCCATATTG ATAGAGAGATGGATCCGGAAATTCACAAGCTTTTACCGAGGCGTGCGTCGGCGTTGAGACCTTCTCATATTG ATAGAGAGATGAATCCGGAAAGTCATGAGCTTTTATCGAGGCGTGCGTCGGCATTGAAGCCTTTCCATATTG ATAGAGAGATGGATCCGAAAATTCACGAGCTTTTATCGAGGCGTGCGTCGACGTTGAGGCCTTCCCATATTG ATAGAGAGATGGATCCGGAAATTCACAAGCTTTTACCGAGGCGTGCGTCGGCGTTGAGGCCTTCCCATATTG ATAGAGAGATGAATCCGGAAAGTCACGAGCTTTTATCGAGGCGTGCGTCGGCGTTGAAGCCTTCCCATATTGGTAACTCCGAGTCCTCCCCTATGT ATAGAGAGATGGATTCAGAAAGTCACGAGCTTTTATCGAGGCGTGCGTCGGCGTTGAGGCCTTCCCATATTG ATAGAGAGATGGATCCGGAAATTCACAAGCTTTTACCGAGGCGTGCGTCGGCGTTGAGGCCTTCCCATATTG ATAGAGAGATGAATCCGGAAAGTCACGAGCTTTTATCGAGGCGTGCGTCGGCGTTGAAGCCTTCCCATATTGGTAACTCCGAGTCCTCCCCTATGT ATAGAGAGATGGATTCAGAAAGTCACGAGCTTTTATCGAGGCGTGCGTCGGCGTTGAGGCCTTCCCATATTG ATAGAGAGATGGATCCGGAAACTCACGAGCTTTTATCGAGGCGTGCATCGGCGTTGAGGCCTTCCCATATTG ATAGAGAGATGGATCCGGAAATTCACGAGCTTTTATCGAGGCGTGCATCAGCGTTGATGCCTTCCCATATTG ATAAAGTGATGGATCCGGAAATTCACAAGATTTTATCGAGGCGTGCGTTGAAGCCTTCCCATATTG ATAGAGTTCACGAGCTTTTATCGAGGGAGGCGTTGAAGAGCTCCCGTATTG gaagagaagaagaatga